ACAAAGGATGAGAGAACACGTTCTATTGTGGATTTACGTGTTGAAGGCTGGTCTTATACAGAAATAGCTAAAAAGTGGAGTATTACTGAAAACTCCGCCCGCGTTATCGACTTCCGTACCCGAAAATGGATGAAAGAAACTCTTAGAAAGGAGGAACTTTTATGAAGAAACAATATATTTCTTGTGATGTATGCCAGGATTTGATTCCCCTGGTGAAAGATCAAGTTGCTAGCGAAGATAGTATAACTTTAGTTAGCGAGCATGTAGCCTCCTGTACAATGTGCCAACAATTAATTGATAAGCATGAATTATCCGCTGACATACCAATTAATGATAAGAGAGTATTGTCCGCTATACACAGGAAATTTTACCTTGGTGGACTGATTTTGCTTGGTGCAGGTACATTGTTTGGTATTTATCTGACAAACTCCATGGGTATATTTTATAATTTCGCTGTTATGCCGCTGATGGGTGCTCTTGGTTATTTTACCTTTAGGCGATTCTGGCTTTTTGTGCCGTTTGTAATCGGAATAGTAACCTTTATATGGACAGCTGTACCTATGTTACAGAATAAATTAGAGAATGTTATACTTGCCTGTACATTTTATGCAGCTATCTATGCGGTACTATGCTTATTAGGTGGAGTTGCAGCTTTACTTTTGCATTTTGCCTTTACTAAAGAAACGCGACCAAAGGTCGCAGATGGGAGCTAATTATGAAAAAGAAAAATATATTTTTGAGAATACTTGCTGCTGCCACCGGGCTAATGATTATTTTTTTGTTACTTATGATACTTAACAGTATGGTTGGAAATCCCATATCGGCATATATTGCCACAAATAAAATTCGTACTTATATAACAGAGGCGTACCCTGCGGAGAACTTAATTATTGACAAGGCTTCTTACAATTTTAAAGACAATAGCTATGGTTGTGTAGTGCATTCATCAACCAGTGAGGACACTATTTTCTTTGTATCGGTGAGATATGGAAAAATTAATGACGATTATCCTTATGAAGTGGCGAATAAATATACCACTCTCCGTCGACTTGAAGATGCCTTAGATAAAGAAGTGGAAGCTATTATTAAGGATGGCTTTCCTTATCAAATGCGGTTATTTGGTGCAAAAATAATTGAGGATGATGTACAGAATTTAACTTTGGATATGCCATATAATATAAAAGAACTCCCAGGTTCCATTGAAGTAATAGTTTGGACCTGTGCTGAAAAGCCAAGCTATGACATAATGGCACAGCGTATGCTGGAGCTAAAGAATCTTATGGAGCACTATGACATTCCGGTTGAAAGATACTCTCTTAGTCTGGAGTATCCTTACCACGAGGAAGATGGGCAACTGATTCCGGATATGTTTGACAGCCTGACGGTTAATGAATTCCCGGCTGAACAACTAATTGATAGTTCTGATTTACCGCGTTTATTAGAAGAATATGCCGTGAAAAAAGAAACAGAAGGAGAAAAAGTAAAGGAAGCGGAGATAAAAGATACAAATGAAAAGAGTCTGGAATAAAATCAAAAAAATAGCCAACGTTTGAAGAACAATATAGGGAAGATTAGAAGGAGAGTCAGTATGAAAAATTTTTATATAAATCTGAATAGTAAGGAGAGTTGCTTGCTATGACACAATTTACAGAGGAAGTCCTTGTAATAATACAGAGAATACCATATGGGAGCGTTATGAGCTACGGTCGGATTGCAAGACTTGCAGGAAATGCAAGAGGAGCGAGGCAGGTAGTCAGGATACTTCATTCAATGACTGAGAAGTACAATCTCCCATGGCATCGGATAATTAATTCCAAGGGCAAAATATCTATTACGGATGAAAGCTATGCAGCGATTCAAAGAGAACTTCTTATATCGGAAGGAGTAGAAGTATCGGAGAATGGATACATAGATATATCTAAATATGGTACTTGAGCTACTTAAACGATGCCGTCTCAATTTATACCAAGTTATAAGAACACTAATTCCTAAAGTATGGATTTGAACTATATTTAGGTTTAATAAAACAAGTTAAATTATGTTAATGCACTCATTTATTAATGGGTGCATTTTGCTGTAGAAAAAAGAATAAATCCTTTGAAATTTCTACGTCATTGGTATATAATGGGGTAACTAAATAATTGCATGATATGAAATTTAGAAAGCTAGTAACAAGTTGAAATCGGATGATTGAATGTGATAGGAGTGATGGAGTATTTCCCGAAAGTATAATCGAGTATAGTTTTTGATGAGGAAATGTGATTGTGGGATAAATTTTTACCTTAAGACAAGAGAAGGGAATGGACATACAAATGAAGAAAATGGGTATAGTTTTTACAATTATAGGAGCAATATTAATGTTATTTATAGTAATTGTTACCACCCAAATCTATAAGTATTATGGGGATGATTCTATAGGTAGCTTTTCAAATGCATATTATTATATCATTTTAATTGATGTATTGTTTTTTGCTGTAGGAGGCTTCTGTCTTACCTATAAGCAGTTAAAAAAGAGGAGTGAGCAGAGAAAGCAGATTCTGGAGGCAAGGAAAGCGCAGAGCAAACCAGCAACAAAACCAGTTGCAAAACCGGCAACAGAATCAGTATCACAGCAAACTGCTCCGAAACCTGCCCCAACTAGACTTCAAAAACCAAGTGTGCCGGGTAGTGCATCACAGCCACAGTCAATTCAGTCTATATATCTTTATGAGAACGCACATCCACTCGTTATAATAAGGTGTGTTGTGGGAATTATAATGATGACAGGATCATTGGCATCCATACCTTTTTTGGTGGAGATTGTGCCAGAAGATTACATATTGGCCTACGCAACAGCTGCAACTGTATTATTTTGGAGTGGACTACTGATTTTAGGAGCAGCCAGATCTCATGCAAAACTGCAAAAAACATCGGGCTTTGTAGTAACACTGGATGATCTTCTCTACTATCTAAGTATCGACCCAATTGTATATCAGGACAAGAGAATACCGTTTACGAGGCTTGGAAGATTCATCTACAATACCAAGAAAATGCAACAAGTAAGTGAAGCTGAGAGAGCACAGGAAGAATTTTTAAATAGTAAAGATGCAAAAGAGGAAATTGAAGAATGCCTGAATGGAAATCAGGTTCGTGGTTTATTTCGCATAGCCCGTATGGATGCACCACATATAATGCGAAGAAATACAAGTAATATTCATGTAAAGTATTGGAATGAAAAATTGAGTCGAGTTGAAAAAATAACTTTATTCAAGAATAACAAGGGAATTCAGCAGATTTTAAGTACAATAAATAAACTAGACCAGAAAATCGACTATAAAGAATTTGAAAAGAGTCTGCACAAGCAGTAAATATGGCAGTAAGGAAAATAAGATGGAGATATCGTTCTAATGGCTAAATATGGTTGTAAGAACAAATGATAAAAATAGCAGGAAAACAAGGTGAAAAATGAACAGAAGGAATTGTATTAACACCACAACATCTATAAGAAAGCTAACGTATATTTTTATTATTATAAGCCTTTTAGCATTGACTGGCTGCACATCGAAGGAGGAAAGGCAGAAAGCAAAAGATAATGAAGTACTGGCTAAACCCATTGTACAGGAGTATCTGGAACTAAATTACGGTGGTGGAAAAGTAGACTATCTGGACTGCCTGAAAACACCAATAACCGATAACGGTCCAATACCCCTTTTCTATAAAAATGCCAGTCCTTTCGTCAAAGCATCCGTTCGTGTAAATGATAAGGAATTTTTAGTGATTGCCAATGTTGAAACGGGCAAATGCTATGACAATTATAATGAGTCATTGGTCTTGGAGGATTTAAAAAGTTATGTGGTATCTTCTTTGTCAATTGATGCTCCCTATGAGATGGAAGTACATTACTATCCAAAGGAGCTTATTGGAGAAGTGGACAATAGTAAATATGAAAATTTTGCAGAATATGGCATAAGCTCGACAGACGGTTTATTTAAAAATGACCATTATCGAATTTATGTAGTATGCAAATATATTGACAGTGATATGGAATTTGGAAGTGTTGATACCAAGCACTTTTTCCCAGAAACGGAGGTATCCGAGGTATACCTGGCGCTTATAAATTTCCGCAATAAAGACAGATATATTAAAGGAGATATGGTATCAGTCAGCAACTTTAGATTTAATGATTATCAACATTATTACAGTTTAAGTGATGTCGTTACCGCTAAAAAAGAAAAAGTATTGGATTACGAGTCTCAAAATTACGTTTATGACGATAATGTCGATTACAACTATGCCCGTTATCGTTTAGAGAGCATGAATGGTATAGAATTCGTCTGGAATGATTCACTCTTTTCGGTAGATTTGGAGGTAGTACCGGCTGAGAAAGAGATTCAAACCAAGTTTTATGAGTATTACACCACCAACGATGAAGCCGTGTATCTTGAGAGTACTCCGCGACTTGAGAATACGGATTACATTAGGAAAGATATTGATAATAAAATATACTGCTATTTTGATAAAGCAATGTATGATCAAGAAATATTAATTACTTATAATAACGATAGTTACAATAAAGAGGATGATTGGACTGTGAAAGAGACTCTTTCCCTGAAAACAGACGGTTACATATATGAACACTTATATATTTCCGATAATAAAAAAACAACAATGACCCTTGGGTTTTATAAAGAAAAATAATCAGATATAGTACAGCAATCTGGAGTACATGACAGACTAAGTATGCATGTAGTATCAATTGAGAGTTAGTTATATTGTCAGATTGCAGGTAGTTTAATATAATACATAAAGCTGCCTCAAAAAGGGTAAACCGAGTCTGTGAAAGTTTTTCTGTAAATAAGGATTTATTAGGTCTTCTATGATAAAATATTAAATCATAGGAGGCCTTTTATTATGGCAAGAGAAAAGAAACCAGTACACAGAGTACAAATGACGGACGGAAAACGCAACATCATTCAACAACTTCTGCAGGAGTACGACATCCAGTCTGCAGAAGACATTCAGGATGCACTCAAGGATCTGCTTGGCGGCACCATCAAAGAAATGATGGAAACAGAAATGGATAACCATCTTGGCTATGGAAAGTCAGAGCGTTCGGACAGTGACGATTACCGCAATGGCTACAAGCCCAAGCGTATCAACAGTAGCTATGGAAGCATGGATATCCAAGTCCCGCAGGACCGCAAGTCCAC
The nucleotide sequence above comes from Anaerocolumna cellulosilytica. Encoded proteins:
- a CDS encoding YfjL-like protein, giving the protein MKKKNIFLRILAAATGLMIIFLLLMILNSMVGNPISAYIATNKIRTYITEAYPAENLIIDKASYNFKDNSYGCVVHSSTSEDTIFFVSVRYGKINDDYPYEVANKYTTLRRLEDALDKEVEAIIKDGFPYQMRLFGAKIIEDDVQNLTLDMPYNIKELPGSIEVIVWTCAEKPSYDIMAQRMLELKNLMEHYDIPVERYSLSLEYPYHEEDGQLIPDMFDSLTVNEFPAEQLIDSSDLPRLLEEYAVKKETEGEKVKEAEIKDTNEKSLE
- a CDS encoding MGMT family protein, yielding MTQFTEEVLVIIQRIPYGSVMSYGRIARLAGNARGARQVVRILHSMTEKYNLPWHRIINSKGKISITDESYAAIQRELLISEGVEVSENGYIDISKYGT